The following coding sequences are from one Nicotiana tomentosiformis chromosome 3, ASM39032v3, whole genome shotgun sequence window:
- the LOC104104557 gene encoding TMV resistance protein N-like isoform X4 gives MAPELSYDAYLSFSETGNIGQTFVSHLHGALKQEGIYTFKDDRNQDRGTSVSKDSSRAIEESQIIVVVFCENFVLSKDCLDEVVKIMDCRKLLKKIVIPIFYDVEPSEVRRQRNSLAEAFADDSENDDEIGRSERVKRWRDALNEAGNISGLDLRKTHDGFEAFRG, from the coding sequence ATGGCACCAGAACTCAGTTACGATGCGTATTTGAGTTTTAGCGAGACAGGAAATATAGGCCAAACCTTCGTCAGCCATTTGCATGGAGCTTTGAAACAAGAAGGGATTTACACCTTCAAAGATGATCGGAACCAAGACAGAGGAACATCGGTTTCAAAGGATTCGTCCAGAGCTATTGAAGAGTCCCAGATTATAGTTGTTGTCTTCTGCGAGAATTTTGTTTTATCTAAAGATTGTTTGGATGAAGTTGTAAAGATTATGGATTGCAGGAAACTGTTAAAGAAGATTGTGATACCGATATTCTACGACGTGGAACCATCGGAAGTACGAAGGCAAAGGAACAGCTTGGCCGAGGCATTTGCTGATGATAGTGAAAATGATGATGAGATTGGAAGATCAGAAAGGGTGAAAAGATGGAGGGATGCTTTGAATGAAGCAGGAAATATATCAGGCTTGGATCTCCGCAAGACACATGACGG
- the LOC104104558 gene encoding toll/interleukin-1 receptor-like protein encodes MVAGAKPKYDVFLSFRGEDTRKNFVSHLYRALTKKGVHTFRDDRSLEKGKTIKDELIGAIEESRLAVIVFSANYASSRWCLEELVKIIECKIQRKQTVIPICYGINESEKCSIVDAFAEAFAKREADSPDGYFDEERVKCWRKALNEAIDSGWDVNKCLEQYYRNEAECIEQIVKEIVSKLRSEEVAGERQKDVEFGSKFLSERVLGFTRSAASPFPLCVPVFFFVTIYSI; translated from the exons ATGGTAGCTGGAGCAAAGCCTAAATACGACGTGTTTTTAAGTTTTAGAGGAGAAGACACCCGCAAAAACTTTGTGAGTCATCTATACCGTGCTTTAACAAAGAAAGGAGTTCACACTTTCAGAGATGATCGGAGCTTAGAGAAAGGAAAAACAATCAAAGATGAACTTATCGGTGCTATTGAAGAGTCACGACTGGCCGTTATCGTGTTCTCGGCGAATTATGCGTCGTCCAGATGGTGTTTGGAGGAACTCGTTAAGATCATCGAATGCAAGATCCAGAGAAAGCAAACTGTTATACCCATCTGCTATGGTATTAACGAGTCAGAAAAGTGCAGCATAGTTGATGCTTTTGCTGAAGCTTTTGCCAAACGTGAAGCAGATTCTCCGGATGGTTACTTTGATGAGGAGAGAGTGAAATGTTGGAGGAAAGCTCTAAATGAAGCAATAGATTCAGGCTGGGATGTCAACAAGTGTCTGGAACAGTACTATCG GAACGAAGCGGAATGTATAGAGCAGATAGTGAAGGAGATTGTTAGCAAGCTAAGATCGGAAGAAGTGGCCGGAGAACGTCAAAAGGATGTGGAATTCGGAAGTAAATTCCTGTCGGAGAGAGTCCTTGGCTTCACTCGTTCAGCAGCATCTCCTTTCCCATTGTGTGTGCCTGTATTTTTTTTTGTGACCATTTATAGTATTTAA
- the LOC104104557 gene encoding TMV resistance protein N-like isoform X1: protein MAPELSYDAYLSFSETGNIGQTFVSHLHGALKQEGIYTFKDDRNQDRGTSVSKDSSRAIEESQIIVVVFCENFVLSKDCLDEVVKIMDCRKLLKKIVIPIFYDVEPSEVRRQRNSLAEAFADDSENDDEIGRSERVKRWRDALNEAGNISGLDLRKTHDGNEAECIEQIVKEIVSKLRSEEVAGERQKDVKFGSKFLSESPWPFPISHCVCLYFFL, encoded by the exons ATGGCACCAGAACTCAGTTACGATGCGTATTTGAGTTTTAGCGAGACAGGAAATATAGGCCAAACCTTCGTCAGCCATTTGCATGGAGCTTTGAAACAAGAAGGGATTTACACCTTCAAAGATGATCGGAACCAAGACAGAGGAACATCGGTTTCAAAGGATTCGTCCAGAGCTATTGAAGAGTCCCAGATTATAGTTGTTGTCTTCTGCGAGAATTTTGTTTTATCTAAAGATTGTTTGGATGAAGTTGTAAAGATTATGGATTGCAGGAAACTGTTAAAGAAGATTGTGATACCGATATTCTACGACGTGGAACCATCGGAAGTACGAAGGCAAAGGAACAGCTTGGCCGAGGCATTTGCTGATGATAGTGAAAATGATGATGAGATTGGAAGATCAGAAAGGGTGAAAAGATGGAGGGATGCTTTGAATGAAGCAGGAAATATATCAGGCTTGGATCTCCGCAAGACACATGACGG GAATGAAGCGGAATGTATAGAGCAGATAGTGAAGGAGATTGTTAGCAAGCTAAGATCGGAAGAAGTGGCCGGAGAACGTCAAAAGGATGTTAAATTCGGAAGTAAATTCCTGTCGGAGAGTCCTTGGCCATTTCCCATTTCCCATTGTGTGTGCCTGTATTTTTTTTTGTGA